In one Winogradskyella sp. MH6 genomic region, the following are encoded:
- a CDS encoding GLPGLI family protein has product MKNSLQIFASLVLLCFCTISFAQKDFQGKAYYMSKTTMDLDQWGGREMTPEQKKRIEERMKSFLEKEYILTFNKEESIYKEDEKLEAPGSGGRFGGFASSFTGGPKYKNVKSKELLQDQEFFGKQFLIKDELKSLEWKMGTETKQIGQYTCFKATATKTVDEFDWRSMRRRGDTDEDKKEAEKKNDSLKKDNDPMNEIEVPKTIEVVAWYTPQVPINQGPDDYWGLPGLILEINADRTTILCTKIVMNPEEKEEIEKPKKGDEVTKAEYNEIITKKMQEMREMYGGRRGDRPGGGRRH; this is encoded by the coding sequence ATGAAAAATTCACTTCAAATTTTTGCATCTCTAGTTTTACTATGTTTTTGCACAATTTCATTTGCTCAAAAAGACTTTCAGGGAAAAGCATATTACATGTCTAAGACCACAATGGATTTAGATCAATGGGGAGGAAGAGAAATGACTCCTGAACAAAAAAAGCGTATCGAAGAGCGCATGAAAAGCTTTTTGGAAAAAGAATATATCTTAACCTTTAATAAAGAAGAATCTATATACAAGGAAGACGAAAAATTAGAAGCTCCGGGTTCAGGTGGGCGTTTTGGAGGGTTTGCAAGTAGTTTTACTGGAGGGCCAAAATATAAAAACGTAAAATCTAAGGAGTTGCTACAAGATCAGGAGTTCTTTGGAAAGCAGTTTTTAATTAAAGACGAGTTAAAGTCTTTAGAGTGGAAAATGGGAACTGAAACCAAGCAAATAGGTCAGTATACATGCTTTAAAGCAACAGCTACAAAAACTGTTGATGAGTTTGACTGGAGAAGCATGAGACGTCGAGGAGATACAGACGAAGACAAGAAAGAAGCTGAAAAGAAAAACGACTCTTTAAAAAAGGATAACGACCCAATGAATGAGATTGAAGTACCAAAAACTATTGAGGTAGTTGCATGGTATACTCCACAAGTGCCAATCAATCAAGGGCCAGACGATTATTGGGGTTTGCCAGGTTTAATCTTAGAAATTAATGCAGATAGAACGACCATTCTATGTACTAAGATAGTTATGAATCCTGAAGAAAAAGAAGAGATAGAAAAACCAAAAAAAGGTGATGAGGTAACCAAAGCAGAGTATAACGAAATCATCACTAAGAAAATGCAGGAAATGCGAGAGATGTACGGAGGACGAAGAGGTGATCGTCCAGGAGGAGGAAGAAGACACTAA
- the metK gene encoding methionine adenosyltransferase codes for MPYLFTSESVSEGHPDKVADQISDALIDNFLAFDPESKVACETLVTTGQVVLAGEVKSNTYLDVQQIARDTINKIGYTKGEYMFDGNSCGVISAIHEQSEDINRGVDRASKEEQGAGDQGMMFGYATNETDNYMPLALDLSHLILKELAALRRENKDITYLRPDSKSQVTIEYSDDNTPQRIDAIVVSTQHDDFDTDDAMLAKIRKDIVEILIPRVIAKVPDHIKPLFNDDIKYHINPTGKFVIGGPHGDTGLTGRKIIVDTYGGKGAHGGGAFSGKDPSKVDRSAAYATRHIAKNLVAAGVCDEVLVQVSYAIGVVEPMGIFIDTYGTCPFNLTDGEIAKKVSEIFDMRPAAIEERLKLRQPMYSETAAYGHMGRQNEVVKKTFEKLNGEPKTLEVELFTWEKLDYVDKVKSAFGL; via the coding sequence ATGCCATATTTATTTACTTCTGAGAGTGTATCAGAAGGACATCCAGATAAAGTTGCAGACCAAATTAGCGATGCATTAATTGATAACTTTTTAGCTTTTGACCCAGAGTCTAAGGTAGCTTGCGAGACCTTAGTAACTACAGGACAAGTAGTCCTAGCTGGTGAAGTAAAGTCTAATACCTATCTCGATGTACAACAAATTGCAAGAGACACAATTAATAAGATTGGCTACACAAAAGGTGAGTACATGTTTGACGGTAACTCTTGTGGAGTAATATCTGCAATACACGAGCAATCTGAAGACATTAACAGAGGTGTAGACAGAGCTAGTAAAGAAGAACAAGGTGCAGGCGACCAAGGTATGATGTTTGGTTATGCTACTAATGAAACAGATAACTACATGCCTTTAGCATTAGACCTGTCTCATCTTATTCTTAAAGAATTAGCAGCGCTTCGTCGCGAAAACAAAGATATTACGTACTTAAGACCAGACTCTAAAAGTCAGGTAACTATAGAGTATAGTGATGATAATACACCTCAGCGCATCGATGCTATTGTGGTATCTACACAACATGATGATTTTGATACTGATGATGCTATGCTGGCAAAAATCAGAAAAGATATTGTTGAGATTTTAATCCCTCGTGTTATTGCTAAAGTACCAGACCATATTAAGCCATTATTTAATGATGATATTAAATATCACATTAACCCAACAGGTAAATTTGTAATAGGTGGACCACACGGAGATACAGGTCTAACAGGTAGAAAAATTATAGTAGACACCTATGGTGGAAAAGGAGCACATGGTGGTGGAGCATTTTCTGGAAAAGACCCAAGTAAAGTAGATCGTAGTGCTGCTTACGCAACAAGACATATTGCAAAAAACTTAGTTGCTGCAGGTGTTTGCGACGAAGTTTTAGTACAAGTATCTTATGCTATAGGAGTTGTAGAGCCTATGGGAATTTTTATAGATACTTATGGTACTTGCCCATTTAATCTTACAGATGGCGAAATTGCTAAAAAAGTTTCTGAAATTTTTGATATGCGACCAGCTGCAATAGAAGAGCGTTTAAAACTTCGTCAACCAATGTACAGCGAAACTGCTGCTTATGGACACATGGGAAGACAAAATGAAGTTGTAAAGAAAACTTTTGAAAAGTTAAATGGAGAGCCAAAAACTCTAGAAGTAGAATTATTTACTTGGGAAAAGCTCGATTATGTAGATAAGGTTAAATCTGCATTTGGCTTGTAA
- a CDS encoding carboxypeptidase-like regulatory domain-containing protein, which produces MKRIKNFPNLILILLLSLIVVTSCLGDDESIGGSDPQENIPDTFSEYFGNEISRDFLGTVIDKNHNPIEGATITIGSETATTDSNGVFMINGATVKQRFGYIKAEKAGYIHASRSVVPSNGTNKVSIMMLEATVVGSVTSGSSGTVTATDGSSVSFDGNFIKEDGSTYDGSVDVILHHLDPADDDMPMQMPGMLYAENENGAERMLQTLGMLAVELRGSGGEDLNLPEGSTSEIKIPVDASLMSIAPTTIPLWYFDEVNGYWKEEGQATLQGNMYVGTVSHFSFWNCDIPAEAITLCITTTDEDNVSLANMVVSITSSTFGTTYGYTNENGEVCGYVPSNESLILNVYSYDMCGDAPLHTETVGPFTVDSSITVTVPDNPDIIQETVVGTFNTCDGNAVTDGYVRLSYGYQTFIDAVTNGEFEINLLRCSDNNTFAIEASDYVNLQVTDSISYTFTTPLTNIGTISACNAVTEFIEYTVDDGESTLIFENISANFYVESPNYPGPTLDIFASSNDQGNCYYMYGALNDPDYLGTYDNYVFNGTVGDTGFFIGECLSVSDENNSITYNLTALGNVGEYIDINFSGSYEDWDGNAHSINGVVHVLRDN; this is translated from the coding sequence ATGAAAAGAATTAAAAACTTCCCAAATCTTATTTTAATACTTTTATTATCGCTAATTGTGGTAACATCTTGCCTTGGTGATGACGAAAGCATAGGTGGAAGCGACCCACAAGAAAATATTCCAGACACCTTTTCTGAATATTTTGGAAATGAAATTTCTCGTGACTTCTTGGGAACAGTTATCGACAAAAACCATAATCCTATTGAAGGAGCTACAATTACTATCGGTAGCGAAACCGCAACAACAGACAGCAATGGTGTTTTTATGATTAACGGAGCTACAGTTAAGCAACGTTTTGGCTATATAAAAGCCGAGAAAGCTGGATATATTCACGCTTCACGTAGCGTTGTACCTTCTAACGGAACAAATAAAGTCTCCATTATGATGCTAGAAGCTACAGTTGTAGGCTCTGTAACAAGTGGCTCTTCTGGAACCGTTACAGCTACCGATGGTAGTTCTGTAAGTTTTGATGGAAATTTCATCAAAGAAGACGGCTCAACTTATGATGGTTCTGTAGATGTTATTTTACATCATTTAGATCCTGCCGATGATGATATGCCAATGCAAATGCCAGGAATGTTATATGCTGAAAATGAAAATGGTGCAGAGCGTATGCTTCAAACTTTGGGTATGCTTGCTGTAGAACTTAGAGGTTCTGGTGGCGAAGATTTAAATTTACCTGAAGGTTCAACTTCTGAAATTAAAATCCCTGTAGATGCTAGTCTAATGAGTATAGCTCCTACTACCATTCCGCTTTGGTATTTTGATGAAGTCAATGGTTATTGGAAAGAAGAAGGACAAGCAACCTTGCAAGGTAATATGTATGTTGGTACAGTATCTCACTTTAGCTTTTGGAATTGTGATATTCCTGCAGAGGCTATTACACTTTGTATTACTACAACAGATGAAGACAATGTTTCTTTAGCAAATATGGTAGTGTCCATTACTAGCTCAACATTTGGCACCACCTATGGCTACACTAATGAGAATGGTGAAGTTTGCGGTTACGTACCAAGTAATGAAAGTTTAATTCTTAATGTTTATAGTTACGACATGTGTGGAGATGCTCCATTACACACAGAAACTGTAGGTCCATTTACTGTAGATTCTAGTATTACAGTTACAGTACCTGATAATCCAGATATTATCCAAGAAACTGTAGTAGGAACTTTCAACACTTGCGATGGTAATGCCGTAACAGACGGCTACGTACGATTAAGCTACGGTTACCAAACTTTTATTGATGCTGTAACTAATGGTGAGTTTGAAATTAATCTTTTAAGATGTAGTGATAATAACACGTTTGCTATAGAGGCTAGTGACTACGTTAACTTACAGGTTACAGATAGTATAAGTTATACATTTACAACACCTCTGACTAACATTGGTACTATCTCTGCTTGCAATGCCGTAACTGAGTTTATAGAATATACGGTAGATGATGGTGAGAGTACTTTAATTTTTGAAAATATTTCTGCTAACTTTTATGTAGAAAGTCCTAATTATCCTGGGCCAACACTAGATATATTTGCATCAAGTAATGATCAAGGAAATTGTTATTACATGTATGGAGCACTTAATGACCCTGATTATTTAGGCACTTATGACAACTATGTCTTTAACGGTACAGTAGGTGACACAGGTTTCTTTATTGGTGAATGTCTAAGTGTTTCTGATGAAAACAATAGCATCACATACAACCTCACTGCTTTAGGCAATGTTGGTGAGTATATTGATATCAACTTCAGTGGCTCTTATGAGGATTGGGATGGTAACGCACATAGCATAAACGGAGTTGTTCATGTTTTAAGAGACAATTAA
- a CDS encoding GLPGLI family protein — protein MTLTAVFTAVNAQEFQGVATYKTQRQVDIKLDSTKMNDEMQQKMLEMMKKQFQKTFTLNFNKEESIYKQEEELDKPNVGMGDGFQFVSIGDGGGSDVLYKNTKEQRYAEQVDTFGKIFLVKDDIEKTEWVLGSETKYIGEYQCYKATYTKMIEKPRVVYNSNDDEKIEDKEPEMEERIVTAWYTPQIPINNGPDNYQGLPGLILEVHDGKLTIVCSKIVLNPKDKVEIKEPEKGKEVNREKYEEIMEKKSKEMMERFRPRKGRDNGETIEIRIGG, from the coding sequence TTGACATTAACAGCTGTATTTACGGCTGTTAATGCTCAAGAATTTCAAGGTGTTGCAACATATAAAACACAAAGACAAGTAGATATTAAGTTAGACAGCACTAAGATGAATGATGAAATGCAGCAAAAAATGCTGGAAATGATGAAAAAACAATTTCAAAAGACCTTTACCCTTAACTTTAACAAAGAGGAATCTATATACAAGCAAGAAGAAGAATTAGATAAGCCTAATGTTGGTATGGGAGATGGATTTCAGTTTGTCTCTATTGGTGATGGAGGTGGCTCCGATGTATTGTATAAAAATACAAAAGAACAAAGGTATGCTGAACAGGTTGACACTTTTGGAAAAATATTTCTTGTAAAGGATGATATAGAAAAAACAGAATGGGTGTTAGGTTCTGAAACTAAATATATTGGGGAATATCAATGCTATAAAGCAACTTATACTAAGATGATTGAAAAACCAAGAGTAGTATATAATAGTAATGATGATGAAAAAATAGAGGATAAAGAGCCTGAGATGGAAGAACGTATCGTTACAGCTTGGTACACGCCTCAGATTCCTATTAATAATGGTCCTGATAATTATCAAGGACTACCAGGTTTAATTTTAGAAGTCCATGATGGCAAATTAACTATTGTATGCAGTAAAATTGTGCTTAACCCAAAAGATAAGGTCGAAATTAAGGAACCTGAGAAAGGAAAAGAAGTTAACCGAGAGAAGTACGAAGAAATTATGGAAAAAAAATCCAAGGAGATGATGGAGAGATTCAGGCCAAGAAAAGGAAGAGACAACGGCGAAACCATCGAGATACGTATAGGCGGTTAA
- a CDS encoding carboxypeptidase regulatory-like domain-containing protein yields the protein MKKIVLLLCLVAAGSSFAQIKMQGVVKDSIGTPLELANVIAINQETNGLESYAVTNDKGKYVLALGKNGKYKVQISYIGLKSHDEIITTTEVDITKDFTLMPDNSLDAVELTYEMPVTVKGDTIVYNADSFKNGSERKLEDVLEKLPGVEINDDGQIEVEGKTVSKLMVNGKDFFDGDTKLATKNIPSNAVDKVQVLRNYSEVGQLSGVQNNQDNVAINIKLKEGKENFWFGDVTAGTGTAPSPNDELYLVQPKLFYYSPKYSINLIGDMNNIGEVALTNRDLRGFGGGFRMPSRTSGTSINLGDNGLGGLTSIANAQEVVTKLASANFSYSPNKALDLSGFLIFNSSRLRTREESFVDYIEVEDDPSTTDIDESTTIPPDEETVSTGREATNQFIAKLSASYKPNVNNQLDYDVLARLSDDKERQNLFSSVVGNTNQVNQVKPFSINQNLNYYYTLNENNIFAFEAQHLIKDEDPFYNAILDDENNAFDNTATGLGLDLNQLSYDLNQERRVKSNQLDAKVDYFNILNSKSNINLTLGTIFSNQKFNSNIFQFLDDGTRLNPTPTITNEGELLTAENDNVEYRFSDVYLGVHYRFKTGKFTFTPGVSFHAYSNQNTQNGDTFKDNFLNVLPDFEARVQFKKSESLQFNYNMTNTFTDITNIAEGLVLNNYNSIQYGNPELQNALSHNFRLFYSSFNLFNYTNVFAGANYSKNEDQIRGLTNFESVIRTSTFFNSQFADESASVFGRVERTFGKIRARMGANFNYSKLNQFIQGRQSLNESFTQSYSPELRTNFREAPNVRLRYRYTVRDNEQGNNTTKFITRAPSIEFDAYIWDALTFVTEFTYNEQESDGQTQVFKTWDASLRYRKDRDAKWEYSLRASNILDIDSNISNGAGTISVFSSETFIQPRFITFRLTYTL from the coding sequence ATGAAAAAAATAGTATTGCTACTATGTTTGGTAGCAGCTGGAAGTTCCTTTGCTCAAATTAAAATGCAAGGTGTTGTAAAAGACAGTATTGGTACTCCATTAGAATTGGCAAATGTCATTGCTATAAATCAAGAAACTAATGGTTTAGAGTCTTATGCTGTAACTAATGACAAGGGAAAATACGTTTTGGCTTTAGGCAAAAACGGCAAATACAAAGTGCAGATAAGCTATATAGGTTTAAAGTCTCATGACGAGATTATCACAACAACAGAGGTTGATATTACAAAGGACTTTACCTTAATGCCAGACAATTCTTTAGATGCTGTTGAGTTAACATACGAAATGCCAGTAACTGTAAAAGGAGACACAATTGTTTATAATGCAGATTCGTTTAAAAACGGAAGTGAACGTAAACTTGAAGATGTCCTAGAAAAGTTGCCAGGAGTTGAGATTAATGACGATGGTCAAATTGAAGTTGAAGGTAAAACTGTAAGCAAGCTCATGGTAAACGGAAAAGATTTCTTTGATGGAGATACCAAACTGGCAACTAAAAATATTCCTTCAAATGCAGTAGATAAAGTTCAGGTGCTAAGAAATTATTCAGAAGTTGGGCAGTTAAGTGGAGTGCAAAACAATCAAGATAATGTTGCTATTAACATTAAGCTAAAGGAAGGAAAAGAAAATTTTTGGTTTGGAGATGTTACTGCTGGTACAGGTACTGCTCCTTCACCAAATGACGAACTTTACTTAGTACAACCCAAGTTGTTTTATTATAGTCCAAAGTATAGTATCAACCTAATTGGTGATATGAATAATATTGGAGAGGTAGCGTTAACCAATAGAGATCTTCGTGGCTTTGGTGGTGGATTTCGTATGCCAAGCAGAACTAGTGGAACCAGTATAAATCTTGGTGATAATGGACTTGGCGGTCTAACCAGTATTGCAAACGCACAAGAAGTGGTGACTAAATTGGCATCTGCTAACTTCAGTTACTCGCCTAATAAAGCTTTAGATTTAAGTGGATTTTTAATTTTTAACAGTAGTCGTTTAAGAACCAGAGAAGAGAGCTTTGTTGATTATATCGAAGTAGAAGATGATCCTTCAACTACAGATATAGATGAATCAACAACCATTCCTCCAGATGAAGAAACCGTATCTACTGGTAGAGAGGCAACCAATCAGTTTATTGCAAAGTTGAGTGCTTCTTATAAGCCAAACGTCAATAATCAATTAGATTACGATGTGTTGGCACGTTTATCAGATGATAAAGAGCGTCAGAATTTATTTTCTTCTGTGGTTGGAAATACTAATCAAGTAAATCAAGTAAAGCCATTCAGTATTAATCAAAATTTAAACTATTATTATACGCTTAACGAGAACAATATTTTTGCTTTTGAAGCTCAGCATTTAATCAAAGATGAAGACCCTTTTTACAATGCTATTTTAGATGATGAAAACAATGCTTTTGACAATACAGCAACAGGCTTAGGCTTGGATTTAAATCAGTTGAGTTATGACTTAAACCAAGAAAGACGTGTAAAGAGTAACCAATTAGATGCCAAGGTAGATTATTTCAATATTCTTAATTCTAAAAGTAACATTAACCTTACCTTAGGAACTATATTCAGTAACCAAAAATTTAATTCTAACATCTTTCAGTTTTTAGATGATGGTACACGCTTAAATCCTACACCAACTATAACAAACGAAGGTGAGTTGCTTACTGCAGAAAATGACAATGTAGAGTATCGTTTTAGTGATGTGTATTTAGGTGTACACTATAGATTTAAAACAGGTAAATTTACATTTACACCTGGAGTATCTTTTCATGCGTATAGTAATCAGAATACACAAAATGGAGACACGTTTAAAGATAATTTCTTAAATGTATTACCAGATTTTGAAGCACGTGTCCAGTTTAAAAAGAGCGAGTCTTTGCAGTTTAACTACAACATGACGAATACCTTTACGGATATTACAAATATTGCTGAAGGTTTAGTGCTTAATAATTATAACAGTATACAATATGGTAATCCTGAATTACAGAATGCATTGTCACATAACTTTAGATTGTTTTATAGTAGTTTCAATTTGTTTAATTATACCAATGTATTTGCAGGAGCCAACTACAGCAAAAATGAAGATCAAATACGTGGATTAACCAATTTTGAAAGTGTTATTAGAACAAGTACATTCTTCAACTCGCAGTTTGCAGATGAGAGTGCTTCGGTTTTTGGTAGAGTAGAGCGTACGTTTGGTAAAATTAGAGCACGTATGGGAGCTAATTTTAATTACAGCAAATTAAATCAGTTTATACAAGGAAGACAATCGCTTAATGAAAGCTTTACACAATCCTATTCTCCGGAGTTAAGAACCAACTTTAGAGAAGCACCAAACGTAAGGTTGCGATACAGATATACTGTAAGAGATAACGAGCAAGGTAACAATACTACCAAGTTTATAACCAGAGCGCCATCTATAGAGTTTGATGCTTACATTTGGGATGCCTTAACGTTTGTAACGGAGTTTACTTATAACGAACAAGAAAGCGATGGACAAACACAAGTTTTTAAAACTTGGGATGCATCTTTACGCTACAGAAAAGACAGAGATGCCAAATGGGAATACTCGTTAAGAGCTTCTAATATTTTAGATATAGATTCTAATATTAGTAATGGTGCAGGTACTATTTCAGTATTTAGTTCTGAGACTTTTATACAACCTAGATTTATTACGTTTAGATTGACTTATACTTTATAA
- a CDS encoding response regulator transcription factor, which yields MAEKIKLLLAEDEAALGQIIKESLETRDFDVVLCNDGEKAFEKYQSEQPEILVLDVMMPKKDGFTLAKDIRAIDDAIPIIFLTAKSQTADVVEGFSIGGNDYLKKPFSMEELIVRIHNLLNRTKVQKTSESLVIGKYTFDFPKQHLFFENEEGIQLTHREAHLLFHLIKNKNQVLDRSLILNKLWGTDDFFSARSMDVFITKLRKKLKKDESIQIINVRGFGYKLTD from the coding sequence ATGGCTGAAAAAATAAAACTACTTCTGGCTGAAGATGAAGCCGCATTGGGACAGATTATAAAAGAAAGTTTAGAGACCAGAGATTTTGATGTGGTACTTTGTAACGATGGTGAAAAAGCATTTGAAAAATATCAGTCTGAACAACCTGAAATACTGGTTCTCGATGTAATGATGCCAAAAAAAGACGGCTTTACTCTAGCAAAGGATATAAGAGCTATTGATGATGCTATTCCTATTATTTTTTTAACTGCTAAATCACAAACAGCAGATGTCGTTGAAGGATTTTCTATTGGTGGTAATGATTACTTGAAGAAACCATTTAGTATGGAAGAGCTTATTGTACGCATTCACAATTTACTAAACCGTACCAAAGTTCAAAAAACATCTGAAAGTTTAGTGATTGGTAAGTACACTTTTGATTTTCCTAAACAACACCTCTTTTTTGAAAACGAAGAAGGCATTCAACTTACTCACAGAGAAGCACATTTATTGTTTCACTTAATTAAAAATAAAAATCAGGTTTTAGACCGTTCTTTAATTCTCAACAAACTTTGGGGAACGGACGATTTTTTCTCTGCCAGAAGCATGGATGTTTTTATAACCAAGCTCAGAAAAAAACTTAAAAAAGACGAGAGCATACAAATTATAAATGTTCGTGGGTTTGGATACAAGCTCACGGATTAA
- a CDS encoding sensor histidine kinase, whose translation MNDKRYKWILYTIVTVIVVTIGIQVFWNYKNYQSNKQQLINDVQVSLDKAVDDYYTALAERTTIGIFLEGDEQKDPLKEGGHIQKLLKQIDEDSFGFKNMDSIDVNSIEGITVMRGFSADSMSDVFDRKLKPIEFKELNLKIDSLKKVKGTNQAFQFKSKFDSIKNPKTLTDAYQIEMLTSKIVVSINNDSLDLVELDSLVGIELLRKKLFLDYDLHFDNGKENKTDSIRYTSKRLKTSSKSTFLPKGSTLGISFTNETALVLKRSLGGILISTLLIAAVISSLFYLLKIIKHQKQLAEVKNDLISNITHEFKTPIATIGVALESINNFNAIEDKEKTKNYINMSSQQLEKLNLMVEKLLETATLDSDKLELNKESIDVVTLLNDLSRRYKIQYPEKEFNTSLKVEHLEIKVDSFHFENALNNILDNAVKYGGDIISIDLIPKEKNFEILISDNGNTLSKANKERIFEKFYRVPKGNTHDVKGFGIGLYYTKSIIEKHGGTIDVSLAKDLTTFKITLPNG comes from the coding sequence ATGAACGATAAACGATATAAATGGATTTTGTATACCATTGTAACTGTAATTGTGGTTACAATAGGCATACAAGTGTTTTGGAACTACAAGAACTATCAATCCAACAAACAGCAACTTATTAATGATGTTCAGGTAAGTTTAGATAAAGCTGTAGATGATTATTATACCGCTTTGGCAGAGCGAACTACCATTGGAATTTTCTTAGAAGGAGATGAACAGAAAGATCCATTAAAAGAAGGTGGTCATATCCAAAAACTCTTAAAACAAATCGATGAAGATTCTTTTGGCTTTAAAAACATGGATAGTATTGATGTTAATTCAATTGAAGGTATTACAGTAATGAGAGGTTTTAGTGCCGATTCAATGTCTGATGTCTTTGATAGAAAACTTAAACCTATAGAATTTAAAGAGTTAAATCTAAAAATTGACAGTCTAAAAAAAGTAAAAGGAACAAACCAAGCCTTTCAGTTTAAAAGTAAATTCGATAGTATTAAAAATCCTAAAACCTTAACTGATGCCTATCAAATTGAAATGCTAACTTCAAAAATTGTGGTTTCTATTAATAATGACAGCCTAGATTTAGTTGAACTAGATAGTTTGGTTGGTATAGAATTATTGAGAAAAAAACTTTTCCTAGATTACGACTTACATTTCGATAATGGCAAAGAAAACAAGACCGATTCCATTCGGTACACATCCAAAAGATTGAAAACAAGTTCAAAGTCTACCTTCTTACCAAAAGGAAGTACATTAGGTATTAGTTTTACCAATGAAACTGCGTTAGTTCTAAAACGAAGCCTTGGTGGTATTCTTATTTCAACATTACTTATAGCGGCTGTAATAAGCAGTCTTTTTTATCTACTAAAAATTATAAAACATCAAAAACAACTCGCCGAAGTAAAAAACGACCTTATTAGCAATATTACACACGAGTTTAAAACACCTATTGCCACCATAGGAGTAGCTCTAGAAAGTATTAATAACTTTAATGCCATTGAGGACAAAGAGAAAACGAAAAACTATATTAACATGTCTTCGCAGCAGTTAGAAAAACTGAATCTTATGGTTGAAAAACTGTTGGAAACAGCAACTTTAGATAGTGATAAATTAGAACTTAACAAAGAATCGATTGATGTTGTAACACTCTTAAATGATTTATCTCGACGCTATAAAATTCAATATCCTGAAAAAGAATTTAACACGAGTCTTAAAGTTGAACATTTAGAAATTAAAGTAGATAGTTTTCATTTTGAAAACGCTTTAAATAACATTTTAGACAATGCCGTTAAATACGGAGGCGATATTATTTCTATTGATTTAATTCCGAAGGAAAAAAATTTTGAAATTCTAATTTCGGACAACGGAAACACATTATCTAAAGCCAACAAAGAACGTATTTTTGAAAAATTTTATCGTGTACCAAAAGGCAATACACACGATGTAAAAGGCTTTGGCATTGGTTTATATTACACCAAATCTATTATTGAAAAACATGGAGGCACTATTGATGTTAGCTTAGCAAAAGATTTAACCACTTTTAAAATTACACTTCCAAATGGCTGA